Proteins co-encoded in one Salvia splendens isolate huo1 chromosome 4, SspV2, whole genome shotgun sequence genomic window:
- the LOC121798731 gene encoding putative pentatricopeptide repeat-containing protein At5g52630, with protein MLRLSHEEPLSQPPLPQKYPQNSLNQLSFESNYRIICNHFLEFTRGRNLLKGQSLHAYVVKSGLHLIPLVCHHLINFYSKLQLPYSSERIFHETQFKSSTTWSSIISCFAQNELPFHGFEYFKLMRRNDEMIPDDYVLPCVMKACGMSNDQFMGKSVHCLAMKTGFDAHVFVGSSVVDMYAKCGSLGDARKVFSEMPERNVVSWSTMIYGYAQTGEDGEALRLFKAALWEGLDVNDFTFSSVIRVCGNSTWYALGKQMHSLCLKMYYYETSFVGSALISMYSKCGVIEDASRVFNEVSDINLGMWNAMMIAWAQHAHTRMVFELLEKMVNKGTKPNFITFLCILYACSHAGLVKEGKHYFAKMKDYGIEPGSQHYASMVDLLGRAGKLQEALELIEKMPMQATEAVWGAFLTGCRIHRNTELASSVADRVFELGHVSPGLHMLVSNAYAASGMFQEAARARKMLRDRGQKKEPGLSWVEEGNRVHTFAAGERRHELSSEIYRKLEELEKEVEHAGYVMDTTHVLREVGVEEKNESIRYHSERLAIAFALVTFPPERPIRVMKNLRVCGDCHVAIKYISKCTGRVIIVRDNNRFHRFENGECSCGDYW; from the coding sequence ATGCTTCGCCTTTCACATGAAGAACCATTGTCACAGCCGCCGCTTCCCCAAAAATATCCCCAGAATTCACTCAATCAACTCAGTTTTGAATCAAACTACCGAATCATATGCAATCACTTCCTCGAATTCACTCGCGGCAGGAATCTCCTCAAAGGCCAATCCCTTCACGCCTACGTCGTTAAATCAGGACTCCATTTGATACCTCTTGTCTGCCACCATTTgatcaacttctactccaagctCCAGCTCCCGTATAGCTCGGAGCGAATATTTCACGAAACTCAATTCAAATCTTCCACCACTTGGAGTTCAATCATATCGTGTTTCGCTCAAAATGAGCTTCCCTTTCACGGATTTGAGTATTTCAAGCTGATGCGTCGCAACGATGAGATGATTCCTGATGATTATGTTTTGCCGTGTGTGATGAAAGCTTGTGGTATGAGTAACGATCAGTTTATGGGGAAATCTGTTCATTGTCTCGCGATGAAAACTGGGTTTGATGCGCATGTGTTTGTGGGGAGCTCTGTTGTTGATATGTATGCAAAATGTGGGAGTTTAGGTGATGCGCGGAAGGTGTTCAGCGAAATGCCTGAGAGAAATGTGGTATCCTGGAGTACGATGATATACGGCTATGCCCAAACAGGGGAGGACGGAGAGGCCTTGAGACTCTTCAAGGCTGCGTTATGGGAAGGTTTGGATGTTAACGACTTCACATTCTCGAGTGTAATTCGAGTTTGTGGGAATTCAACTTGGTATGCATTAGGGAAACAAATGCATTCTTTATGCTTGAAGATGTATTACTATGAAACTAGCTTTGTTGGTAGTGCCTTGATCTCTATGTACTCAAAGTGTGGCGTGATAGAGGATGCCTCTCGAGTGTTCAACGAGGTTTCGGACATAAATCTGGGGATGTGGAACGCGATGATGATTGCTTGGGCGCAGCATGCTCATACAAGGATGGTGTTTGAGTTGTTAGAGAAAATGGTGAATAAGGGAACAAAGCCGAATTTCATCACATTTTTATGCATACTCTATGCTTGCAGCCATGCCGGCTTAGTGAAAGAAGGAAAGCATTATTTTGCAAAGATGAAGGACTATGGAATCGAGCCAGGAAGCCAGCATTATGCATCAATGGTGGACTTGCTTGGCCGAGCTGGGAAATTGCAGGAGGCATTGGAATTAATCGAGAAGATGCCTATGCAGGCGACTGAGGCTGTTTGGGGAGCTTTCTTGACTGGATGTCGGATTCATAGAAATACAGAGCTGGCAAGTTCTGTGGCTGATAGGGTCTTCGAGTTAGGGCATGTGAGCCCTGGCCTACACATGCTAGTATCCAATGCTTATGCGGCTTCTGGAATGTTCCAAGAGGCTGCAAGGGCGAGGAAGATGCTCAGAGACCGTGGGCAGAAGAAGGAGCCGGGTTTGAGCTGGGTGGAGGAAGGGAACAGGGTTCACACATTTGCTGCAGGGGAAAGGAGACACGAGCTTTCATCGGAGATATATAGGAAGCTGGAGGAGTTGGAGAAGGAGGTGGAACATGCTGGTTATGTGATGGATACAACACATGTGCTGAGAGAAGTTGGTGTAGAGGAGAAAAATGAGAGCATTAGGTATCACAGCGAGAGATTAGCCATTGCCTTTGCGCTTGTGACCTTCCCACCCGAGAGGCCTATTAGGGTTATGAAGAACTTGCGTGTATGTGGTGACTGCCACGTAGCTATAAAGTACATATCCAAGTGCACCGGAAGGGTCATAATCGTGAGAGACAACAACCGGTTTCATAGGTTTGAGAATGGGGAGTGCTCTTGTGGCGATTATTGGTGA